The DNA region GCTGTGCGGCGTGGGCAATGGTATCCGTTGCTTCGGCAAATATGGGGGGGCGAAAGCCCGCATCGCTGATCTTGACCGCAAAAAGGCTCTGCCATTCGCGGCGGTCGCGGCTTTGGGCAAGCTGACCCAGCTTGTCGGACACGGTTGCAAAAAAGTACGCGCCGAAAAGCGAGTTCTTTTCCGTCAGTGCCAGCACCTCCCGTCCAGGGAACACGCAAAGCAGCACTTCTTCGTGTGCCACAAACCTGTGCCGCGTTCTGCCTGTGGCCAAGGCGCGACAGTCAAAGGCCTCGTGTTCACGGTATGCACCCACAATTTCCTCGCCCGACATTTCACGAACAAGGCCCTTCATGACCAGATAGAGAGCATCGACCGCACTCCCCGAGGCAAGAATCTCCTGATCATTGCTGAAAAAAAGGATGTCGGCAGAGGCCGACAGGGCAGATGCCTCTGCCTTGGTCAGCAGATCAAAGGGGGGGTGCGTGAGGTCAAAGCGGGTGTTTGGCATAGTCAGCCCCGAATGCGTCCCTACGGTATGATTGTATTTTTGCCGACCGCGCCGTGCCTGCGTGAGTTTTCTGTTGTGCGAATTATGTTTGCAATTCATAGAAACTGTTCAATCAATGAGCTGTTTGTGCTTCATGAATAAATAAAAATTATTGTATGTAACTAATGTATGTGAAATATTTCATTGATTGTTTATACAGTTTATAGAAGCAAAGTTTAACAAAAAATTTGCTATTGAAATTATCAATACACTACAATTAATATCTTAAGTCGTGCAATGATTATTTTTTATAGTCATTAATATTAATAAAAATGAATTATAAATAAATTTTTTTGTTAAAATGATCGTTTTTATACACATAAACAATTCAGTAATCAGGATTGTGTGCAATATATGTAGCTGGGGCATGCAGGTTCAATAGAAAAAAGAGGCATGCAATAGTAGCGGCTTTGTGACTTGTGGGCTTCCCTTCGTCAGAGCAAACAATTGGGGGAGGCGTGCCGAGAAGCTGTTTCGCAGGCAAGGGCCTAAGGCTGGCTGTAATGCCTTTGCCTCATTGCATAGCAATACAGTCTGCTTTTTACGCGGAGGCAAGCAAGGGCAGGAGGGCGCAGTCGTTTATCCGCAATAAGCAGGGCGAAGTTTGGCTGCATGGGGGGGGGGGCTGAGCGCAGGAGCGATGTGCGGGAAAAGGGTATACGGCAGTTTAGCGGCGAGTTTAGCAATACGTGGGATGGCCCATCGTTTGCCTGTGGAGCATGGGGAAGAAGCCGTCGGCGGATGGTGCGGTAGGAGGCAAAAATGCTGCGGCGGAGCTTTCGGCAGATATTGTCTGTCGAAAGCTCCGCCGCGCTAGAATGTGCAGGAGCGCTCTTGGGCGATCCTAAGGTGCGCGCAACAAAAAACGCCCCAATTGGGGCGTGTCTTTGTCCGTTACAGCGCCCTAGTAGCGGGGCTGGCGCGGGGCTCTGGGTTTGGCTTCGTTCACGCGCAGCGTGCGACCGCCAAAGCTGAAGTTGTCCAAAGCTTCGATGGCGGAGTCGGCCTCGCCGTCTTCCATTTCCACAAAGCCAAAGCCGCGGGCACGGCCGGTATCCCTGTCGCTAACAAGTTTCACAGACAGGACGCTGCCATATTCGGCAAAAAGGTCCTGGACCTGTTCTTCAGTGGCAGACCAAGGAAGGTTCCCGACATAGATGGACTTAGACATGAAACACCCTCTCAAAAAAAACAATCTTCCCGCGCTTACGCCCAGTAAAACGTATTACCGGTACGCGGCCCATGAAAAACATGGAAACACGCTTTGTCGGCCTTGTCAACGAATCGCCAAAAAAAAGTTGGTATTGCGTATCCTGGTGTTTAAAATAGGGCGCAAACCCGCAGTGAGAAAGGATGAAATGGAGATAGGCGAATGATTGGCAGGAGGTTGTGCAAAGAATCTCAAAATATGGTGATCATCGGATGTTCAATACATCACGCAGACACAACGGGCCTTGAAAAGATAAATAGTGG from Desulfovibrio sp. UIB00 includes:
- a CDS encoding RNA-binding protein; the encoded protein is MSKSIYVGNLPWSATEEQVQDLFAEYGSVLSVKLVSDRDTGRARGFGFVEMEDGEADSAIEALDNFSFGGRTLRVNEAKPRAPRQPRY